One part of the Anopheles coustani chromosome 2, idAnoCousDA_361_x.2, whole genome shotgun sequence genome encodes these proteins:
- the LOC131266064 gene encoding homogentisate 1,2-dioxygenase, translating into MPEYKYLSGFGSHFESEDPRFPNALPAGQNSPQKCPYGLYAEQLSGSAFTAPRTENTRSWFYRIRPSVVHQPFKQFEGVAPFLRGTGWDEQAPNPNQMRWNPFDLPAAGAEVDFVAGLHTVCGAGDVRGRHGLAIHVYLANSSMKDTAFYNSDGDFLIVPQQGALDITTEFGRLYVQPNEICVIPQGVRFCVALEGPSRGYILEVYDGHFRLPDLGPIGANGLANPRDFLTPTAHFEDRLVDGYRIVSKFQGALFVATQGHSPFDVVAWHGNYVPYKYDLARFMVINSVSFDHCDPSIFTVLTCPSNRPGTAIADFVIFPPRWSVQEHTFRPPYYHRNCMSEFMGLIFGRYEAKEGGFLPGGASLHSMMTPHGPDHRCFEGASNAELKPERIADGTQAFMFESSLSMAVTRWGEETCQKLDARYYECWQALEKHFRL; encoded by the exons ATGCCAGAATACAAG TATTTGTCCGGCTTTGGATCGCACTTTGAGTCGGAAGATCCACGTTTCCCGAATGCCCTGCCGGCAGGCCAGAATTCGCCCCAAAAATGTCCCTACGGATTGTACGCCGAGCAGTTGTCCGGAAGTGCGTTCACGGCCCCCCGTACCGAAAATACGCGGTCGTGGTTCTACCGTATCCGGCCATCGGTGGTACATCAGCCGTTTAAACAGTTCGAAGGGGTGGCACCGTTTCTGCGTGGCACTGGCTGGGACGAGCAGGCGCCGAATCCGAACCAAATGCGATGGAATCCGTTCGATCTACCGGCCGCTGGGGCCGAGGTAGATTTTGTGGCCGGTTTGCATACGGTGTGCGGAGCAGGTGATGTGCGTGGCCGACATGGCCTGGCGATACACGTCTATCTGGCCAACAGCTCGATGAAGGATACTGCGTTCTACAACAGCGATGGCGATTTTCTGATAG TTCCTCAGCAAGGTGCGTTGGATATAACGACCGAATTTGGTCGCCTCTACGTCCAGCCGAATGAAATTTGCGTCATCCCGCAGGGAGTTCGGTTCTGCGTGGCCCTGGAGGGTCCCTCTCGGGGCTACATCCTCGAAGTGTACGACGGTCACTTCCGGCTGCCCGATCTCGGCCCGATCGGTGCGAACGGCCTAGCGAACCCGCGTGACTTCCTAACCCCAACGGCCCACTTTGAGGATCGCTTAGTCGACGGTTATCGTATCGTGTCGAAGTTCCAGGGTGCCCTATTCGTGGCCACGCAAGGACATTCGCCATTCGATGTGGTCGCCTGGCACGGTAACTACGTCCCATACAAGTACGATCTGGCTCGCTTCATGGTCATTAACTCGGTCAGCTTTGACCACTGCGATCCGAGTATCTTCACTGTGCTGACGTGCCCGAGCAACCGCCCCGGTACGGCCATTGCCGACTTCGTGATCTTCCCTCCGAGGTGGTCCGTGCAGGAGCACACCTTCCGTCCACCGTACTACCATC GCAACTGCATGAGCGAGTTCATGGGACTGATCTTCGGTCGGTACGAGGCGAAGGAGGGCGGTTTCCTGCCGGGTGGTGCCTCGCTACACTCCATGATGACGCCGCACGGTCCGGATCATCGGTGCTTCGAAGGGGCCTCGAATGCCGAACTAAAACCGGAACGGATCGCCGATGGGACGCAGGCGTTCATGTTTGAATCGTCACTAAGTATGGCCGTTACCAGGTGGGGTGAAGAAACGTGCCAAAAGTTGGACGCACGTTACTACGAATGTTGGCAGGCGTTGGAGAAACATTTCCGCCTGTAA